From one Streptomyces chromofuscus genomic stretch:
- a CDS encoding SWIM zinc finger family protein: MTQQGVRWTADQVLALAPDAASRKAGSKLGAAGPWSETGSSDEGAVWGLCKGSGSKPYQTIVHIADATGPAYKCSCPSRKFPCKHALGLLLLWSGDDGAVPRGEAPDWVEQWTAGRRQRAAEKRTPGAAGSPAAAADPEAARRRAERRAERITAGATELEQRLADLLRGGLAAAEKAGYGLWEETAARMVDAQAPGLAARVRELGAIPASGPGWPVRLLEECALLHLLDQGWLRRDGLPESLAETVRSRIGLPTSADGPPVRDRWLVLAQYDTADTRLTTRRIWLYGADSDRTVLLLSYGAAGRAPELALPVGLTLEAEVSAYPGAGQARAALGEQFAPPAPAAIRPPGTTTTRAAARYGEALRADPWLDSVPVTLDRVIPTPDGDSWQLADADEDAALPLTPAARSRPGLWRLVALSGGAPVTVFGECGHQGFTPLTAWPQGTGTPVALC; this comes from the coding sequence ATGACTCAGCAGGGGGTGCGCTGGACTGCGGACCAGGTGCTGGCGCTGGCGCCTGACGCCGCGTCACGCAAAGCGGGAAGCAAGCTCGGAGCGGCGGGGCCGTGGTCCGAGACGGGGAGTTCCGACGAGGGGGCGGTATGGGGACTGTGCAAGGGAAGTGGCAGCAAGCCGTATCAGACGATCGTCCACATCGCGGACGCCACCGGCCCGGCGTACAAGTGCAGTTGTCCGAGCCGCAAGTTCCCGTGCAAGCACGCGCTCGGGCTGCTGCTGCTCTGGTCGGGCGACGACGGCGCGGTGCCGCGGGGCGAGGCGCCGGACTGGGTCGAGCAGTGGACGGCGGGCAGACGGCAGCGTGCCGCGGAGAAGCGGACGCCCGGCGCGGCGGGTTCACCGGCCGCAGCCGCTGATCCGGAGGCGGCACGGCGTCGTGCGGAGCGCCGGGCCGAGCGGATCACGGCGGGTGCGACCGAGTTGGAGCAGCGCCTGGCGGATCTCCTGCGTGGCGGCCTGGCCGCGGCCGAGAAGGCGGGGTACGGGCTGTGGGAGGAGACGGCGGCCCGGATGGTCGACGCCCAGGCGCCCGGGCTGGCCGCACGGGTGCGCGAGTTGGGTGCGATCCCGGCGTCCGGGCCGGGCTGGCCGGTGCGGCTGCTGGAGGAGTGCGCGCTGCTCCACCTCCTCGACCAGGGCTGGCTGCGCCGCGACGGGTTGCCGGAGAGCCTCGCGGAGACGGTCCGTTCCCGCATCGGCCTGCCCACCTCTGCCGACGGCCCTCCGGTGCGCGACCGGTGGCTGGTCCTCGCCCAGTACGACACGGCGGACACTCGGCTGACGACGCGTCGGATCTGGTTGTACGGCGCGGACTCCGACCGCACCGTCCTTCTCCTTTCCTACGGTGCCGCCGGCCGGGCTCCGGAGCTGGCCCTGCCGGTCGGCCTGACCCTGGAGGCGGAGGTGTCCGCGTACCCGGGCGCGGGCCAGGCGCGTGCGGCCCTGGGTGAACAGTTCGCGCCGCCCGCCCCGGCGGCGATACGGCCCCCGGGCACGACGACGACGCGGGCCGCCGCCCGCTACGGCGAGGCACTGCGCGCCGACCCGTGGCTCGACTCCGTCCCCGTGACGCTGGACCGGGTCATACCGACCCCGGACGGCGACTCCTGGCAGCTGGCCGACGCCGACGAGGACGCGGCGCTGCCCCTCACTCCGGCCGCCCGCTCCCGCCCGGGCCTCTGGCGCCTCGTCGCCCTGTCGGGCGGTGCGCCCGTCACGGTCTTCGGCGAGTGCGGCCACCAGGGCTTCACGCCGCTGACGGCCTGGCCGCAAGGAACGGGCACGCCGGTGGCACTGTGCTGA
- a CDS encoding lipase family alpha/beta hydrolase, translating into MKVTQVTRALLPFPPLYRALLPIPGSLAGLSLALLKATALEIAILAGHLILYPSGIIQERRAPTQRLPVHEGATQLPTEDKPPVVLLHGFIDNRSVFLFLRRSLAQHGRDQVVSLNYSPLTCDIRTAAKLLDRHIEEICERTDSDRVDIVGHSLGGLIARYYVQRLAGDSRVRTLVTLGTPHSGTRVAPLANAHPIVRQMRPGSAVMEELAQPAPGCRTRFVSFWSDLDHLMDPLEAACLEHPDLWAQNVRVSGIGHLALPVHTAVASRIRQALDGTYHGTTDGDQPATHDGGLTVA; encoded by the coding sequence ATGAAGGTCACGCAGGTCACAAGGGCACTGCTGCCCTTCCCTCCGCTCTACAGGGCGCTGCTCCCGATCCCGGGCAGCCTCGCGGGACTCTCCCTGGCGCTTCTCAAAGCCACCGCCCTGGAGATCGCCATCCTGGCCGGACACCTGATCCTCTACCCCTCCGGGATCATCCAGGAGCGTCGTGCGCCGACTCAGCGGCTCCCCGTCCACGAGGGCGCCACCCAGCTCCCCACGGAGGACAAGCCCCCGGTCGTCCTGCTGCACGGCTTCATCGACAACCGCTCGGTCTTCCTCTTCCTGCGCCGCTCCCTGGCCCAGCACGGCAGGGACCAGGTCGTCTCCCTCAACTACTCCCCGCTGACCTGCGACATCCGTACGGCCGCCAAGCTGCTCGACCGGCACATAGAGGAGATCTGCGAGCGAACGGACAGCGATCGGGTCGACATCGTGGGCCACAGCCTCGGCGGACTCATCGCCCGGTACTACGTGCAGCGACTCGCCGGTGACAGCCGCGTCCGCACCCTCGTCACGCTCGGTACACCCCACTCTGGCACCCGTGTCGCGCCGCTGGCGAACGCGCACCCCATAGTGCGCCAGATGCGCCCCGGCTCCGCCGTCATGGAGGAACTCGCGCAGCCCGCCCCCGGCTGCCGCACCCGTTTCGTGAGCTTCTGGAGCGACCTCGACCACCTGATGGACCCACTGGAGGCCGCCTGTCTGGAGCACCCGGACCTGTGGGCACAGAACGTCAGGGTGAGCGGCATAGGCCACCTGGCGCTTCCGGTGCACACCGCCGTCGCGTCCCGGATACGGCAGGCCCTCGACGGCACCTACCACGGCACCACGGATGGTGACCAGCCCGCCACGCACGACGGCGGCCTCACCGTGGCCTGA
- a CDS encoding ATP-binding protein, producing MPVSVEPTSVESTSELTENTSAHEAEALRPHAEDAFADELAALAAQDDRPRPARWKLSPWAVATYLLGGTLPDGTVITPKYVGPRRIVEVAVTTLATDRALLLLGVPGTAKTWVSEHLAAAVSGDSTLLVQGTAGTPEEAIRYGWNYAQLLAHGPSRDALVPSPVMRAMAEGMTARVEELTRIPADVQDTLITILSEKTLPIPELGQEVQAVRGFNLIATANDRDRGVNDLSSALRRRFNTVVLPLPDSVEAEVDIVSRRVDQIGRSLDLPAVPDGVDEIRRVVTVFRELRDGITADGRTKVKSPSGTLSTAEAISVVTNGLALAAHFGDGVLRPSDVAAGILGAVVRDPAADRVVWQEYLEAVVRERDGWKDFYRACREVSA from the coding sequence ATGCCTGTGTCCGTGGAACCGACGTCCGTGGAATCGACGTCGGAGCTGACCGAGAACACGTCCGCGCACGAAGCGGAGGCGCTGCGGCCGCACGCCGAGGACGCCTTCGCGGACGAACTCGCCGCGCTGGCAGCACAGGACGACCGGCCACGCCCGGCCCGCTGGAAGCTGTCGCCGTGGGCCGTCGCGACCTACCTGCTGGGCGGTACCCTGCCCGACGGCACGGTGATCACACCGAAGTACGTGGGACCGCGCCGCATCGTCGAGGTCGCCGTCACCACGCTGGCCACCGACCGCGCCCTGCTGCTGCTCGGCGTGCCCGGTACCGCCAAGACATGGGTGTCCGAACACCTGGCCGCGGCGGTCAGCGGAGACTCGACGCTGCTGGTGCAGGGCACCGCCGGCACACCCGAGGAGGCGATCCGCTACGGCTGGAACTACGCGCAGCTGCTCGCCCACGGCCCCAGCCGTGACGCCCTGGTACCCAGTCCCGTCATGCGGGCCATGGCCGAGGGCATGACGGCCCGGGTGGAGGAACTGACGCGAATCCCGGCCGACGTGCAGGACACGCTCATCACGATCCTGTCCGAGAAGACGCTGCCGATACCGGAGCTGGGCCAGGAGGTGCAGGCCGTCCGCGGCTTCAACCTGATCGCCACGGCCAACGACCGTGACCGCGGGGTGAACGACCTGTCCAGCGCGCTGCGCCGCCGCTTCAACACCGTGGTGCTGCCGCTGCCGGACAGCGTCGAGGCGGAGGTCGACATCGTCTCGCGCCGCGTCGACCAGATCGGCCGATCCCTCGACCTGCCGGCGGTGCCCGACGGCGTCGACGAGATCCGCCGGGTGGTGACCGTGTTCCGTGAGCTGCGGGACGGGATCACCGCGGACGGCCGTACGAAGGTGAAGTCGCCCAGCGGCACCTTGTCCACCGCAGAGGCGATCTCCGTCGTCACCAACGGTCTCGCGCTCGCCGCCCACTTCGGCGACGGCGTGCTGCGGCCGAGCGATGTCGCCGCGGGCATCCTCGGCGCGGTCGTGCGGGATCCTGCGGCGGACCGGGTCGTCTGGCAGGAGTACCTGGAGGCGGTCGTCCGGGAGCGGGACGGCTGGAAGGACTTCTACCGGGCCTGCCGGGAGGTCAGCGCATGA
- a CDS encoding DUF5691 domain-containing protein — translation MNRTIIPVDPPAPGAPTANAQAGATAWEDLVTTALLGTDRRTPPPSVGTPGREAPVALLDAAAAETVRRRAGLRPARPASRPEPAPEDPRPPLPAAAARRLALLLADRPGASGGGRRGTAPDLMELLPQWLALANTRNYAPPPEALPALLDAARGRTDLRPAALAFAGPRALWLARLNPDWRFALRATPGGGTRLPHLEDTEKVQQLWQEGLFAERVSLLAALRAQAPTTARDLLASTWATERAEDRLMFLDSLRTNLTAEDEPFLEQALADRSRNVRATAAELLSALPGSALAARMAVRAGACVAVDHTRDTPTITVEAPHECDASMERDGVVAKAPAGRGERSWWLGQLVEAAPLATWRTRLGGRTPQEIVALPVADDWQAELHAAWCRAAVRQRDADWSRALLGTPSDPEAGGPGAVSLAERAKLLDTLGAQERADWVAGFIATHGLSEAFQLLGVCAVPWSAPLGRAVVDALNIARDAGSYPWSFSGVMGLAERCLDPSEAQRLDGLLAIPEEPENASPGAGGYWAEAFQRLVTTLRLRATMTEELTP, via the coding sequence GTGAACAGGACGATCATCCCTGTGGACCCGCCTGCACCGGGCGCGCCCACCGCCAACGCCCAAGCGGGCGCCACCGCCTGGGAGGACCTGGTCACCACCGCCCTGCTCGGCACGGACCGGCGCACTCCACCCCCCTCGGTCGGCACACCCGGCCGGGAAGCACCGGTGGCCCTGCTGGACGCCGCCGCCGCGGAGACCGTACGACGCCGGGCCGGCCTGCGCCCCGCACGCCCCGCGTCCCGCCCCGAGCCGGCCCCCGAGGACCCGCGCCCGCCTCTCCCCGCCGCGGCGGCCCGCAGACTCGCCCTGCTGCTGGCCGACCGCCCCGGCGCGTCCGGTGGTGGCCGCAGAGGCACGGCACCGGATCTCATGGAGCTGCTGCCCCAGTGGCTCGCGCTGGCCAACACCCGCAACTACGCGCCACCACCGGAGGCGCTGCCCGCTCTGCTGGACGCGGCCCGCGGCCGTACGGACCTCCGCCCAGCAGCCCTGGCCTTCGCGGGTCCGCGCGCCCTGTGGCTGGCCCGCCTCAACCCGGACTGGCGGTTCGCCCTGCGCGCGACCCCGGGCGGTGGCACGAGGCTGCCGCACCTCGAGGACACGGAGAAGGTGCAACAGCTCTGGCAGGAGGGCCTCTTCGCGGAGCGCGTGTCGCTCCTGGCCGCACTCCGCGCCCAGGCGCCCACCACCGCACGGGACCTGCTCGCATCGACCTGGGCGACGGAGCGGGCAGAGGACCGTCTGATGTTCCTCGACTCCCTCCGCACGAACCTCACCGCCGAGGACGAGCCGTTCCTGGAGCAGGCCCTCGCCGACCGGAGCCGCAACGTACGGGCCACCGCGGCCGAACTGCTCTCGGCGCTGCCCGGCTCGGCGCTGGCCGCGCGGATGGCGGTCCGGGCCGGCGCGTGCGTGGCCGTGGACCACACCCGGGACACTCCCACGATCACCGTCGAGGCGCCGCACGAGTGCGACGCGAGCATGGAGCGGGACGGCGTGGTCGCCAAGGCGCCGGCCGGACGCGGTGAACGTTCCTGGTGGCTTGGCCAGCTGGTGGAAGCGGCGCCCCTGGCGACCTGGCGGACCCGGCTGGGTGGCCGTACGCCGCAGGAGATCGTGGCCCTGCCGGTGGCCGACGACTGGCAGGCCGAACTGCACGCGGCCTGGTGCCGGGCGGCGGTCAGACAGCGCGACGCCGACTGGTCCCGCGCCCTCCTCGGCACGCCCTCCGACCCCGAGGCCGGCGGTCCCGGCGCGGTGTCGCTGGCCGAGCGGGCCAAGCTGCTGGACACGCTCGGTGCGCAGGAGCGCGCCGACTGGGTCGCGGGGTTCATCGCCACGCACGGACTGTCCGAGGCGTTCCAGCTGCTCGGGGTCTGTGCGGTGCCGTGGTCCGCGCCACTCGGACGCGCGGTGGTCGATGCACTCAACATCGCGCGGGACGCAGGGAGTTACCCATGGAGCTTCAGTGGGGTGATGGGCCTGGCCGAACGCTGCCTCGACCCGTCCGAGGCCCAGCGCCTCGACGGCCTCCTGGCGATACCCGAGGAACCGGAGAACGCCTCACCAGGAGCGGGCGGCTACTGGGCCGAGGCGTTCCAGCGCCTGGTCACGACCCTGCGCCTGCGAGCGACCATGACCGAGGAGCTCACCCCGTAG
- a CDS encoding cobalamin B12-binding domain-containing protein, translating to MGVAAGPIRVVVAKPGLDGHDRGAKVIARALRDAGMEVIYTGLHQTPEQIVDTAIQEDADAIGLSILSGAHNTLFAAVIDLLKERDAEDILVFGGGIIPEGDIAPLKEKGVAEIFTPGATTTSIVEWVRANVRQPAGA from the coding sequence ATGGGTGTGGCAGCCGGTCCGATCCGCGTGGTGGTGGCCAAGCCGGGCCTCGACGGCCACGATCGCGGGGCGAAGGTGATCGCACGTGCGCTGCGGGACGCCGGTATGGAGGTCATCTACACGGGGCTCCACCAGACGCCCGAGCAGATCGTCGACACGGCGATCCAGGAGGACGCCGACGCCATCGGGCTGTCGATCCTGTCCGGGGCGCACAACACGCTCTTCGCCGCCGTGATCGACCTGCTCAAGGAGCGCGACGCGGAGGACATCCTGGTCTTCGGCGGCGGCATCATTCCCGAAGGGGACATCGCTCCGCTGAAGGAAAAGGGTGTCGCCGAGATCTTCACGCCCGGGGCGACGACCACGTCCATCGTCGAGTGGGTGCGCGCGAACGTGCGGCAGCCGGCCGGGGCCTGA